Within the Vigna angularis cultivar LongXiaoDou No.4 chromosome 10, ASM1680809v1, whole genome shotgun sequence genome, the region TCAAACTGCACTGCATATGGCTGTGAAAGGACAAAGTACTTCAGTGGTGGAAGAGATATTACAAGCAGACCTTACGATATTAAATGAACGAGATAAGAAGGGAAACACTGCTCTTCACATGGCTACCAGGAAAGTGCGTTCACAGGTCAGTTGAACCATAGCTGATTTCCATTATTCCAAGCTTTCTTCAGTTTTAGTATAAATTGGTCCATCCAATCTTGCGTTGTTATGATTATGTTAGCTTCTTAGTTTTCTTGACCATAAACAATATGAGGTCGCAGTGCTGTCTTGCACACTATATATTCTTGCATTTGGTCATTATTCTTGAGCATAAATGCTCAGTTTGACGTATGCTGATATTTGTCGGTATCAAGCATTTTTGAAACCGTAAACTACCTGATACTTgtattcaaaatttgtttatacCTTTTAAAGTGATTGTTGGTGCTTCAGCTAGCAATAGCCGGACATATATTCTTGATGCCCTGAACTCAGGAGTGCTAACAGTGATATGTTGCAAAATCTAGTTCAAGGAGAAGCAATTCAAACATATATTGATAACTCAGTCATAGATGACTCGGAAAGGGATTTTAACCCTGTGATGATGTAAAATAGTAAAACAGTAACAATAAAATAGCACCACATTCCCAATCTTGGATTTTCAGGAATGCCCTATGCAAACTCGTTTGTGTATCTCCAAATTGTCTTTGTGCATGTTTTGTTAAGTGTTCAACGCTTTTGGACCCAAGTCAAACAGAAATCTGTAGCTTCTACATCACTTATTTGTATTTGGTGCAATTTGTTCGACAACTGTGTGTACATAACACAACCAAATACGCAGTTCATGTTATCCAAAATGAGGTTCATATTTGCCCTGTTATAATAGACAAAATACATGTACAGCTGTTCTTCCTCTCAAAATTGTAGCCTGCCTCTCTTGCAATGAATTTGTGCTGTCTCCACTGACACATGGTTCTTCTTATTTCAGATTGTGAGCTTTTTGTTAACTTACACAGCTATAGATGTCAATGCCATCAATAATCAGAAGGAAACAGCCTTGGATTTGGCAGATAAACTGCCATATGGAGATTCAGCTTTGGAAATCAAGGAGGCCCTTACAGAATGTGGTGCCAAGCATGCCAGGCATATTGGGAAAGTGAATGAAGCCATGGAACTAAAAAGAGCTGTGAGTGATATCAAACATGAGGTGCAATCACAGCTTATACAGAATGAAAAGACTCGCAGACGAGTTTCCAGTATTGCCAAGGAATTGAAGAAAATTCATAGAGAGGCAGTTCAGAACACCATCAATTCTGTCACAGTAGTATCTGTTCTCTTTGGCTCAATAGCATTCATGGCCTTGTTCAGCTTACCCGGTCAATACCGAAAGAAGCAACCGGAGGCAGGAGAGGCAAACATAGCCCATGATGTTGCCTTCAGTGCTTTCTGCCTATTGAATGCAACAGCTCTTTTCATTTCTCTTGCAGTTGTTGTTGTTCAAATCACTTTGGTGGCTTGGGATACAAGGGCTCAAAGGCAGGTTGTGTCAGTGATTAATAAGCTAATGTGGGCTGCATGTGCTTGCACTTGTGGGGCATTTCTTGCTATATGCTTTGTGGTGGTTGGAGATGAAACATGGCTGGCTATAAGTGTCACCCTTTTAGGAGCACCAATTCTACTTGGCACTCTAGCATACTTGTGCTACTTTGTTTTTAGGCGACGTTTTGGACTCCGTGGTGATTCTCAGAGACTAGTCAAGAGACCAAGTGGAAGCAAATCTTTCTCATGGTCTTACTCAGTAAACATATCAGATGCGGAGGAATATGATTCTGATCATGAGAAGATATATGCTCTGTGAGTGAGTTTGTTAACTTAGTTGATATCCTTCCACCCATGTGGAAAGTGAAATGTTAACTCACTAGGATTCAGCTAGCAAGCCTTACACAAGAATATCAGTTGGATATGCTAATACATGAGACTGATTATCAGAAGTCGGCTGTAGATTTATGTAcatggaaataaaaatataaaaagaaagttcGGTTTAAGGCTTACATCCAGCTCTGGATTTTTTATAATGGTTTGCCTGCTCCATAATTTGGTTTGTGTTAGATTCTAATTTGTTGACTTATGACGCATTATGCATAATTGTGTGACGTTTCTCTTCTATAAAGTTGATATGGACAGAAAGTTGTTTAGAACCTTAATCTGGTCATTCTGAGTCTTAAAATTTCGTTGGACAAGAAAGCTATCACTTGTACACACACGCACGCATATATATCATGtcaaaaatctaaattaaaggttaagatttatataattCACATTTTAATAAAGGGTAGTTAAGGTTTTTAGTTCTTATTGAATAATGATTCTTGCATATAGAATACCGAGAAACTTATCTCCGAGTGAAATCCCATGATCCTCAAAAAATGTTACAGGCCTTTGAATATATGgttaacattatattatataagtgtATAATAAATCTTTAGTTAGGAATGATATTTTGCTCGCTATTGAAACTTGTTATAACAATCATGGTTGATTGAACATAACCTGTAGAGGAATATTGCTAATTCTCTATAATGTATCAAGGTTAAGAGAGAAGTGTTCCTTCATTGATCAACATGGTGGGATATGATTTGATGTCATCCGGATATAAGGACACTTTGGGGATGCACAACTTTTAAAGTGGCATTCTTCATATTTCAACTTAAAGTCAAAATTTAGTAACCAAAAGTCAAGTTTTACAAAAATTGGATACTAAATTAAATTCCTATCTAAACCTTGATTTCCATTCTACAAAATCCTTGAAATTCTATTAAATATGGACTAAATATCTagcttatatattttatatcctAAGTCCATCATAAACCCCTCAAAAATTTGGTTAAGAGAACGAAAAGTAGAGTTCGAAATGGAAGAAAAGTTAGAAGGGgctaactaaaattaaaaatagatattaGGTTAGCTCAAAATTGTTTTGGACAAATCAAATATAAGCTTAAAAACAGAActaaaattgtaattaattactGTTTAAAAAGAAACTGGATATCGAAAATTTGTGGATTAGTCACTTGGAATCGAAATCCAATATCAATGCGTTAATATTTTTGCATgactattattattaaaaagataacaCAATTTAGGACCCAAACACAAATTATTCATCATATTTGTTGCTCATAAAGTCAAGTCAgtatcaaaagtaaataagtgaACAATGATCATCTCAGCAATTATGCAAGTTggatgatagagaaaatgcTTTTACATACTGTGCCCCACTTGAATTGCTGGGGAATGAATTAACCTAAAGAATTGCTACAAAAGAAGCAAACATTCATGGTTTAAATACATCTTTCCTGAGTATATAATGAAGAATTGGAATCTTACTTAAACCAATAAGCGGAAGATGAAAACAGAGTATGTGTTGGTGTAATTCCTGAAAAGGTAGAACCTATTTAAGGGAAAGGGGCCAAGGATGCTCTTTGGAACATCTTTGTTGGGCGCCTTTAGATGTTGTTGAGTGAGAGCTCAGTAGGCGCTAAGATAAACTCATTGGGCGAGCTTTGGCTTACTCATCTCCCTTGTTCCAAGTGAGGATCAAATGTAATCGTCCATTCTTTATGGCATCCTCCTTAGTTGATCAAGACATGCTCAACAACAATGCGCAGGAACTCATAGTATTTTGTGCTCTTTTCGACTTTTGCATTGAAAACACATCTTGATTACATGTCATTTAATATGTGAATGATGACGGATGATTAGTAGGGCCTCATTCTCATGCAATGGTTTTAAATCACCttatacatcacttttgaatgcaatgagatgttatgttattgagatCACTCCAAAACCTTGCTCTTAAGTCACTTCGAAAATGAGTTCTTCTCCTTCCCTGATTGGTCGGCCTTCTGAGCTAGAATCCACCACACACACCACTCTTCAACCTTCAAACACCATTAACCTTCATTTTCCCTGCAccaataaatttgtttttgtgaCCGTGTTGTTTAGCTCCCTGCATTTCTCGAGATGGAACACAAATTTCAATTTGGTGACAGTCCAGCTTTGGTAGCTCACAACTATTATACCACTTGGTGAAGAATTGGAATTTTCATTTGAATCAAACACGCGATGATTAATGCAACGGAAGATGAAAACAGAGTAAGTATTGATGTATAATAAGTGAAATAAGTTCAATGGTGGTGTAAGGTTAAGGTGATGCTCTCTTCACCGCCCCAAGTACTCCTGTAGtttctcactatttttttttatttcaaaaataatatacactttctcactattttcttttattccaaaaataatcTACACCtcctcactattttcttttattccaaaaatactctacacctcattactatattcaacaatctttctctttctctctccacattaatggaATATTCACATGgttcagatttaaacttgtgatatattgcaaaattttatttacacttttctttaaataaatttgattcgatcttattttcactgttcaatatattttttttctcaaacttactaaataaatggtaaaattttgttttctagaaaaatgtttatatgtatatgtgtgtgtgttttttttttacatttaatatctataatttttaacattatattatgttttaactttccgacatgtttgactcaaataacttgaataaagtatttaatttattagataaataatataaaaatattattaaatacttaaaatataaagaaaagttatttgttaaagatttggaatttatttagttttttcatcattataaagttagtatataataataataatatattatttactattaatattattatatttattattttgtatttgcatctaacttttaagtttataaaatgaaagtggtagaaacactaatattgaagtttcttctgaattttatattttgtaatatataacaagtttaaatctaagtaatatgaatgctccattaatgcagaaagagaaagaaaaatattgttgaagATAGTGAAAaagtgtagggtatttttgaaataaaaaaaaaagataatgaaaaggTATAGAatctttttgaaataaaaaaaaataatggaaaaatcagaaacacttaaAGGGTGCTGGAGAGAGCAACACCCCTCCTGGAAAGGTAGAACCTATCTACGGAAAATGAGCTAGAGAAGGTTTATTGCTTAAACCCATACTCCTAGTAAAAGGTTTATTGGTTAAACCCAAATCATCCATACATATCAACAAAAGACTAaatcaaatcataatataaaaataaatacaaattttatatcttcaatcaagtttataaaattaaattaaacttaaaatttactgtttttaaGATTTCTCAAATACAAAATTGTATTTGTTCACCCAGATTAGAGACTTGATGTCatgaaattaaacaaaagtATATGACTATATATACAGTACACTTTACCTAATTGTGCAGTTTCTTCGTGAAAGTAGCTAATTCCTTATTTTGTTTGATAAGCaggtagataaattattttactatataaaTTATCTCCCTCTAGCCCACGtggttataattaaaaaaaataacagaacCACGTGGGTATCATGTTGTACAAAAGTCAAAAGAATAGCCAAGGAAAAAAGCCCAGGCTTATCTTGAATCATAAACACCCAATTTTACAGATCATGTTCTATAACAGTTTTACTATGATTTACAATTTTACAGATCATAACCGAACCCCTTCAAAGTACACATACTCTCTAGACAAGACTCAATGAGCAgaagcaaaatattaaaattataagcGTAGCTTCCCTAGACCTCTCTTAAATGATCTTGAAGGAACATTACGTTCAACAGACTGGGCTCTTATTGgttcttcctctctttttggCTCCTGCATAACAGCTCAAATAATGACAAACATGATACACGAAGGAAAATATACTATGTCAAGAGATTATAAAGCAGGCACCATCGCCTCTTCACCGTCATTTCCAATATTCTCTTTCTTCTAtgaatttttacataataactTAAGtgaaacaagaaaacaaaaagagcAAAATCAACATGCAGAATGAAGAGGTCAGCAACCTTTGTCGATGAAGTGGAAATATTGCGTGACTTTGCCCGTGTTTTGGCAAGCACACGATGCTGGCGCTGCATTTGCTGAAATTGTTGTAGCCTTGCAGCAAAATTTATTCCATTACGTGAGCTCCCACCATCTTCGGCTACAACAACACCATCCTCAATGGTTCGAAATCCATCAGGCACGCTATGAAATTGGTAGGGATCCCCAGAAGATGTTCTCTTCAATTGCTCACCACTATTTGAATACGAAGGCACAGCTTTCAAACGAGTTTTTAGTATCTTAAAGGCGGCACTTTGCTGCAAAATAGTATTGAAAGAGTTAATATATAAACATCAAAGCATGTACTCCAGAAAATCATCTAGTCTAAGAGACAATACGATATCTTCAACAATAGTCATCATAAAAATCACAATTCTTACCGATATCTTCAACAATAGTAGTCATCATAAAAATCATAATTCTTACCGACATGACAAACATCTCTATGAAAAAATGCTACTGACACAAAAGATACTACCtttattaatttacattttctcaaacattaaaatatgaaatgtggaaatttgaaaataaggaaataaagtACAATATCTTCAATCTCCTTTGATACTTTAGCATTAAGGACACTCTCAAATTGGTGAATGAATATCAATCCCTCTTGTTGACAACAAGCTTCTACCTGAGTAATTCCGATTCACGTCTTGTGTATTATTCATGAAAACATCATTACAATATATAGACTTCAGTTTGGCTTTTCATCTCCAAGCTTTAAACTCTACTATCAAGacacaattattacaaaaacacAACACACTAATGACAATAAAACTCCTGACCTTTGCACTCCAATTGTAAACACACAAAACCCCAAACACATTTATTACCCATAAAACAGCCCATTTAAGTTTATTCCAACACCTCTCAGATTGTCTATAAGTTCCTGGAATATAATAGTACGAAGCCCCATAGTAGAATATCAATCACTTGGAATCTGACAGGAACATGACTTTTAACAATAATACACTTGTCTAGCTTCTCTCTAACAAAGTGTTCAATGTTTCGTGTTTTGCTGCATTATGTTGAACTAGATTGTGTGCAATGATTGACTTATTATCACAAAATAACTTCACAGGGAtctcaaatttaattaagatcACCAAGAATGATCCCCATCCATAGCCCTTCACATGTCTTATGCCATAGGTTGACACTCAACTTCAACACAAGATCAAGTGATTATCTTTTGCACTCCAGCAAGTCACCAAATTTTCTGCCAAAAACATTTCCTAGATGCGATTAACCAACATAAgtcttaagaaaataaaatttaagtctaactcaatctcacaaaactgACTTGTTAAGGTGAGATTTACAACCATTATGTATCATTATTTGATCATATCTCTAGTCAATGATACGCAAAGACTAATAAATACCAAGCACTTAGGCCCACCCTCAAAGGCTAATAGTTAAGGGAGGAAAACCAACCATTTAAATACTCTAGCTAGCATCTCATACTACTCGATGTGACACTTAGGCACCTCATAATACCCAAATTCCTATCCAGTACCTTGTGTTTTACCAAAACTCCTGCTAGCATGCAACAAAATCCTTCTtcaaaaatgttataataaaacaGAGGCATAGGTTGAATCCCTAATGTGTGTAAAGCACACAGGGCTATGCATTTATTAATAAGAAACACAAAGAGATGTGCCTAAGCCGGTTACATATAACTAAAAAGAAGGTTGCACTCAATCCAACATCTCTTGTGCAAAAGGATAAAACATTTAGTTatttcttatttccaaa harbors:
- the LOC108335960 gene encoding ankyrin repeat-containing protein At2g01680 isoform X1, with protein sequence MDTKAMTFITHQAIFNAVRCGDLQGLKEQLKNCKGEGTSEGVISELMTMQNDAGETLLYIAAEIGHREVFSFLLGLCDLEVLKIRANSDMNAFHVAAKRGHLDIVKDILSTWPEVCKICNSSNTSALYLAAVQDHLDVVNAILDVDVSSMMIVRKNGKTALHNAARYGILRIVNALITRDSGIVCIKDKKGQTALHMAVKGQSTSVVEEILQADLTILNERDKKGNTALHMATRKVRSQIVSFLLTYTAIDVNAINNQKETALDLADKLPYGDSALEIKEALTECGAKHARHIGKVNEAMELKRAVSDIKHEVQSQLIQNEKTRRRVSSIAKELKKIHREAVQNTINSVTVVSVLFGSIAFMALFSLPGQYRKKQPEAGEANIAHDVAFSAFCLLNATALFISLAVVVVQITLVAWDTRAQRQVVSVINKLMWAACACTCGAFLAICFVVVGDETWLAISVTLLGAPILLGTLAYLCYFVFRRRFGLRGDSQRLVKRPSGSKSFSWSYSVNISDAEEYDSDHEKIYAL
- the LOC108335960 gene encoding ankyrin repeat-containing protein At2g01680 isoform X2, whose protein sequence is MDTKAMTFITHQAIFNAVRCGDLQGLKEQLKNCKGEGTSEGVISELMTMQNDAGETLLYIAAEIGHREVFSFLLGLCDLEVLKIRANSDMNAFHVAAKRGHLVCIKDKKGQTALHMAVKGQSTSVVEEILQADLTILNERDKKGNTALHMATRKVRSQIVSFLLTYTAIDVNAINNQKETALDLADKLPYGDSALEIKEALTECGAKHARHIGKVNEAMELKRAVSDIKHEVQSQLIQNEKTRRRVSSIAKELKKIHREAVQNTINSVTVVSVLFGSIAFMALFSLPGQYRKKQPEAGEANIAHDVAFSAFCLLNATALFISLAVVVVQITLVAWDTRAQRQVVSVINKLMWAACACTCGAFLAICFVVVGDETWLAISVTLLGAPILLGTLAYLCYFVFRRRFGLRGDSQRLVKRPSGSKSFSWSYSVNISDAEEYDSDHEKIYAL